The DNA sequence GGAATCTTTTGTAGCCCTTGAAGATTACTTGCAGCAACATCCCTGGTTTGTGCCCCTGCCTGAGTTTATTTACTCCTGGACGATGACCTAATGTATGGAGAGCTTAATCCAATGAGGGTGAGGTCATTTGGAATGTGAGACATTGTCGGCCAAATTTGAAAACCAAACACAACTACACAAGAATATTCTCACCTTTTTTTGATATTATAAGAACAAAAAAAGGCATGTTTGTCCTGTGGACAAGTCAATGCAGCAAACGCTTAAGCTTGGTAGTAACTACTCCCTCTCTGGCTGTATTtcaagttaggccttgtttagttcacctaaatacattgaatcttatggcacatgtatgaaacattaaatatagtaaaaaaaaataaaaactaattacacagtttgtctgtaaattatgAGCTGaatattttaaacctaattagtctataattggacaatatgtcgtaaacaaacgaaagtactacagtgctccgaaccaaaaaaaaaatttagaaactaaacaagaccttataagTCATTTTGTTTTTTCTGTTTTTTAAAGTACATAATTTTTTGCTATGCACCTAGATATATTTTGGAACAAGACTTATAGTTTGTAACCAAGAGAGTACGTACTAACCGAATGATTATGCTTAGGAATTCGGAGTAAAACAAATGTGGGCAAATATCATGGTTGCAACGTCACAACGCAaaatgatgcatgcatgcatgcatgcatgcttacAACACACACTTACACGCACGGGCAAGCGTAAACCAATGGGTGGTGACCTGGCCCCGGTCACAAGACTTGGTTTAGCATTGCATAAGTGAACACCAGATTCGGCTTAAATTTCCTCACTCTTTCTATATCATCAACTGGGTTTCTTGGTTCAGCTTGTACTTGCCTATAGCTTCGTTTCTATTCTCCTACCTGTCATCATCGCCATTTCCAATCTAGCCAACATGGACAATACACAAGTATACAACTATGCTTGTCTCGCTATCGCAGACATATGTTTAGCCAATGGATTGCAATTGCACGATCAATTTGCATCAGAAAATGACACCCTGATCCTCCCTAATcaggctatgaactctaactgCAACTTGATATAGAATTGACACGGAAGAAGCCATGAAAGCGTAGACTCTGCAAGTCTGCAGCATTCTACATTTCCCCATGCATATACACCAAAAAACTGCTTTCCTGAAGTAGGTAACATTCGACATCAGACCAAACGCTTCGAGCCTACTGTCGTCGTGCACTACAGCATGAAGCTGGTGGTCGAGGTCATCGGCGCGCACGACCTGCCGGCGAGGCGCGGCCGTCACGGCGTGACCCCGTTCGTGCAGGTCGCGTTCGGCGGCCAGCGGCACGCGACCGGCGTCAGGCCCGGCGAGGCCAGCCCGACGTGGAACGAGACGGTCGTGTTCGTAGTCGACGCGACGACGATCGCCGGCCGCGGCGCCCGGCTCTCGGACCGTTCCATCGACGTCGGGGTCTACCACCGGCGCGGCTCCGGCCGCAAGAGCTGCCTCGGCCGCGTCCGCCTGTTCGGCGCGGCCGCCGCGCCGTCCGCCGACGAGGCCGTCCTCCTGCGCTGCCCACTCGACAAGCCCAGCTTCTTCTCCCCGGCGCGCGGCGAGGTCGCGCTCCGGCTCTACCTGGCGCCGTACGGACCGCCGGCTActcccaccgccgccgccgccgccgctggcaaTGCCTACTCTACCAcgtatgccacaaccaccttcAACGACACCGCCTCCATCGCCGGCGGTCCAGAGACAGTCGTCGGTGGCGCGAGCACGTACTCATCATCTCCGGCAATGGTGatcaagaagaaaaagaagacgaAACAACCGGCGCaagagccgccgccgctgcatGTCTTCAACTCCATCCCCACGCAGTCCAGCACGGGGTCACTGATCTTCcctccaccgccaccaccgccgccgccgccgccgccaaccgCAGCCCCAAAGGCCACCAAGAAGGCGGCGGAGTACCTCATGGTTGACAAGCTGGAGTTCCTGTACGTCAACGTAGTGCGCGCCAGGGGCCTCTCCGGCATCGACCCGTACGTGGAGGTCCGTGTAGGCAACTACTCGTCGGCGACACGTCATCTCGTCGGGAACCATGAACCGGAGTGGAACCAGGTGTTCGCCTTCTCCAAGGACCAGCTGCAGGCGGACAGCGTGGAGGTGATCGTCAAGGACAAGAACCTCATCGTGTGGGACAGCATCGCCGGCAGAGCTCACCTGAGCATCGCCGAGGTCCCAAGCTTGGCTCCTCCGAACCGCCCTCTGGCGCCACAATGGTACGGGCTCAAGGGCGCCAAGGGCCAGTGGACGGGCGGCGAGGTCATGGTCGCCGCCTGGAAGGGGTCGCAGTCCGACGAGGCCTTCGCCGGCGCACTGCACGCCGACGCACACGACCTGGCACCGGCCGCCGTGGCCGCCACCCAGACGAAGAGCTACTTCGCGCCACGGCTGTGCTACCTCCGGTGCCACGTCATCGCCGCCCACGACCTGGTCCACCctgaccgccgccgccggatgAGCGTGTTCGTGAGGGTGCAGCTCGGCGCGCAGAGGTGGTACACCCGGGCGTCGCCGAGCGCTAGGTGGGACGAGGACTTCTTCCTCGTCGCGGCGTGGCCGTTCGACGAGCCCCTGGAGGTCGCCGTCATGGACATCGTCTCGCCGGAGCGGCACGAGCTGCTGGGCGAGGTCACTTTCCCCAAGGGAAGCATCAAGGTGCAGCAGTTcgacaagaagaagatcaagCCGCCGGCGCCGTCATGGCACGACCTCGAGCTCCCGCGTTCGTCcaacggcggcgccggcggtggTCGTGGCGATGATGATGCCCGGGACAGATCAGGACGGCGGCACGAGTT is a window from the Sorghum bicolor cultivar BTx623 chromosome 5, Sorghum_bicolor_NCBIv3, whole genome shotgun sequence genome containing:
- the LOC110435852 gene encoding FT-interacting protein 1-like gives rise to the protein MKLVVEVIGAHDLPARRGRHGVTPFVQVAFGGQRHATGVRPGEASPTWNETVVFVVDATTIAGRGARLSDRSIDVGVYHRRGSGRKSCLGRVRLFGAAAAPSADEAVLLRCPLDKPSFFSPARGEVALRLYLAPYGPPATPTAAAAAAGNAYSTTYATTTFNDTASIAGGPETVVGGASTYSSSPAMVIKKKKKTKQPAQEPPPLHVFNSIPTQSSTGSLIFPPPPPPPPPPPPTAAPKATKKAAEYLMVDKLEFLYVNVVRARGLSGIDPYVEVRVGNYSSATRHLVGNHEPEWNQVFAFSKDQLQADSVEVIVKDKNLIVWDSIAGRAHLSIAEVPSLAPPNRPLAPQWYGLKGAKGQWTGGEVMVAAWKGSQSDEAFAGALHADAHDLAPAAVAATQTKSYFAPRLCYLRCHVIAAHDLVHPDRRRRMSVFVRVQLGAQRWYTRASPSARWDEDFFLVAAWPFDEPLEVAVMDIVSPERHELLGEVTFPKGSIKVQQFDKKKIKPPAPSWHDLELPRSSNGGAGGGRGDDDARDRSGRRHEFRSKIQLRVYYDAAYHVLDEVTSYASDFQPSARPLRSPAIGVLELAVLRATGLRSTKRGTVDVDAYCVAKYGHKWIRTRTLLDTASPSWQEQFTFDVFDPCTVLTVAVFDNRQLSADADADADAPLGKVRIRVSTLGSGRTYEQPYSLFVVHPTAGLLRCGELHLAVRFTHTAWLDMMSLYLRPPLPKQHFARPIPTHLLPRLRRHAADVVASRLARAEPPLLPAAVHYLLGNPRHDDVPERYAYSMRRSVATCARLRDVVAPLAAFARWFRGVRDWDNPVTTVLVAAVFLVLAWMPSLLLPTFFLYLFAVGAWNFWRRRPAGPAQMEHYSDGVPQGMFEEEFDAGSPSGTPPEALREWYWRLRGTAGNVQMLIGDVASMGERVHAVLEWRDGRATVIALAAVAALTVVTYAVPFRALVCVTGVYVMRPPLLRRKGPSPLTSFFRRLPSDADVML